A genomic region of Populus nigra chromosome 11, ddPopNigr1.1, whole genome shotgun sequence contains the following coding sequences:
- the LOC133668298 gene encoding RING-H2 finger protein ATL78-like, whose translation MSTTFSTPPLPFQHFHGVFHLRKLLLHNPLSPLPSGNAHHPLNPNATGDKSFNINVVVVFIVLMCALFGSLGLNSFIRCALWCSNVNGNPSNRGIKKKALKTFPVVNYSAKDSKLPGLDTECVICISEFVFGDRVRILPKCSHVFHVRCIDMWLSSHSSCPTCRHCLKETCHKIAGVSQAGSSEQPPPPIQERVVNIAPLEREGLVTNYRGVS comes from the coding sequence ATGTCTACTACTTTTTCCACACCCCCTCTACCTTTCCAACATTTTCATGGTGTTTTTCACCTAAGAAAATTGCTACTGCACAACCCTCTTTCTCCTTTACCTTCTGGTAACGCCCATCATCCATTGAATCCTAACGCCACAGGGGATAAGAGCTTcaatataaatgttgttgttgtCTTTATAGTCCTAATGTGCGCACTCTTTGGTTCACTTGGGCTAAATTCTTTCATAAGGTGTGCATTATGGTGTTCAAACGTAAATGGAAATCCTTCCAATAGAGGGATCAAGAAAAAAGCCTTGAAAACTTTCCCTGTAGTGAATTACTCAGCAAAGGATAGTAAACTGCCTGGGTTGGACACAGAATGTGTCATATGCATATCAGAGTTTGTATTTGGTGATCGTGTTCGAATTTTGCCAAAGTGTAGCCATGTATTTCATGTGAGGTGCATTGATATGTGGCTCAGCTCACACTCATCTTGCCCGACATGCAGGCACTGCCTTAAGGAGACATGCCACAAGATTGCTGGTGTTAGTCAGGCTGGCTCATCAGAGCAACCACCTCCTCCAATCCAAGAAAGAGTTGTGAACATAGCACCCCTCGAGCGTGAAGGTTTGGTCACCAATTACAGGGGAGTCAGCTAA
- the LOC133668828 gene encoding RING-H2 finger protein ATL78-like produces MSASTSTTQLFQDFLGDFYSRRLLLHNPIYQSTNTATPPAPGNSAPSEPSTGTGSSFDANVVMVLSVLLCALICSLGLNSIIRCALRCSNIAASESSANPSTQSANTGVNRRALKSFPVVNYSSDLNLPGLDTECVICLSEFTPGERVRLLPKCHHGFHVKCIDKWLSSHSSCPTCRHCLIETCQKIIGCSQASTSGPSLPVQETIVSILPLEPEGLIRDYRANS; encoded by the coding sequence ATGTCTGCTTCTACTTCAACTACTCAACTCTTTCAAGATTTTCTTGGGGACTTCTACTCAAGAAGATTGCTATTACATAACCCTATTTACCAATCAACAAACACAGCAACTCCTCCAGCTCCTGGAAACAGTGCCCCATCTGAACCTTCCACTGGCACTGGCAGCAGCTTTGATGCGAATGTTGTTATGGTCCTTTCAGTTCTGTTGTGTGCACTGATTTGCTCACTGGGGCTAAATTCCATCATTAGGTGTGCATTAAGGTGCTCTAACATAGCAGCTTCAGAATCTTCTGCGAACCCCTCGACTCAGTCAGCAAACACTGGAGTGAATCGAAGAGCATTAAAGTCTTTCCCAGTGGTAAATTACTCAAGTGACTTGAACCTGCCTGGCCTTGACACAGAGTGTGTAATATGTCTCTCAGAGTTCACTCCTGGTGAGCGTGTGCGGCTTCTTCCTAAGTGCCACCATGGATTCCATGTCAAATGCATTGATAAGTGGCTTAGCTCCCACTCATCCTGCCCTACATGCAGGCACTGCCTGATAGAGAcatgtcaaaaaattattggaTGTAGCCAGGCTAGCACATCAGGACCTTCTCTACCAGTACAAGAAACCATTGTGAGCATATTGCCACTAGAACCTGAAGGTTTGATACGAGATTACAGGGCAAATAGCTaa